The following proteins are encoded in a genomic region of Paenibacillus sp. FSL R7-0273:
- a CDS encoding Zn-dependent hydrolase — protein sequence MNAPAMKVPAQQMLDLLEELAVFSAPGPGVSRLLYTPEWLKAQRFLQERMAALGMKVRTDGVGNVYGRITGSQPAAKVILTGSHMDTVLNGGKYDGAYGIAAAVTALHYLRQHFGQPLRTVEAVAFCEEEGSRFPLAYWGSGNVTGLYDGSEADSCADSAGVTIASAMAACGLAGGPEDRGSAAVADSAGRDIPLREDIGAFVELHIEQGIVLEQAGLEIGIVEAIAGQRRYSVKVAGSTNHAGTTPMGLRRDALAGAAELLLAMEQAAAAAGDPLVATCGKLEAVPGTPNVIPGEVEFTLDIRHSEAVALEHFCSRLLAAFEGIAAKRGLTLQFTVNLATSPAPMNTGLNQQLEHIARQQGRSFRSMVSGAGHDAQLFAPVCPTSMIFVPSRAGISHSPEEYSSPDELAAGLNLLTAILYELAYKES from the coding sequence ATGAACGCGCCGGCTATGAAAGTACCTGCGCAGCAGATGCTGGACCTGCTGGAGGAGCTTGCCGTCTTCAGCGCTCCGGGTCCGGGCGTATCCCGGCTGCTCTACACCCCGGAATGGCTGAAGGCGCAGCGTTTTCTGCAGGAGAGAATGGCTGCGCTTGGCATGAAGGTCAGGACGGACGGGGTGGGAAATGTCTATGGAAGGATTACAGGCTCACAGCCGGCTGCTAAAGTCATTTTAACGGGCTCGCATATGGATACTGTGCTGAACGGCGGAAAATATGACGGTGCCTACGGGATTGCTGCTGCTGTTACTGCGCTCCACTACTTGAGGCAGCACTTCGGCCAGCCGCTGCGGACAGTGGAGGCCGTTGCCTTCTGCGAGGAGGAGGGCAGCCGTTTTCCGCTCGCCTACTGGGGCTCGGGTAATGTCACCGGGTTGTATGACGGAAGCGAAGCGGACAGCTGCGCCGATTCTGCAGGAGTGACAATCGCTTCAGCGATGGCGGCTTGCGGATTGGCGGGCGGTCCTGAGGACCGCGGAAGTGCAGCTGTAGCAGACAGTGCAGGGAGGGATATCCCTCTTAGAGAGGATATCGGCGCATTTGTCGAGCTGCATATCGAGCAGGGCATTGTGCTGGAGCAGGCAGGCTTGGAGATCGGGATTGTTGAAGCCATTGCCGGACAGCGGCGGTATAGTGTAAAGGTTGCCGGCAGCACAAACCATGCCGGCACCACCCCCATGGGACTGAGGCGTGATGCGCTTGCCGGAGCTGCGGAGCTGCTGCTTGCCATGGAGCAGGCGGCGGCTGCTGCGGGTGATCCGCTGGTAGCCACCTGCGGAAAGCTGGAGGCAGTGCCGGGCACACCCAATGTAATTCCCGGCGAGGTGGAGTTTACACTGGATATAAGGCACAGTGAGGCTGTTGCGCTGGAGCATTTTTGTTCCAGGCTGCTGGCTGCGTTTGAGGGGATTGCCGCTAAGCGGGGGCTTACCTTGCAGTTTACGGTTAACCTGGCCACATCTCCAGCACCTATGAATACGGGATTAAATCAACAGCTTGAGCATATAGCACGCCAGCAGGGGAGAAGCTTCCGCAGTATGGTGAGCGGAGCAGGCCATGATGCCCAGCTCTTTGCGCCTGTGTGTCCCACGTCCATGATCTTTGTTCCGAGCCGGGCGGGCATCAGCCACTCTCCGGAGGAGTATTCTTCGCCCGATGAGCTGGCTGCGGGATTAAATCTGCTTACAGCCATATTATATGAGCTTGCCTATAAAGAGAGCTGA
- a CDS encoding allantoinase, with amino-acid sequence MKESFELIIRNGEVVLPGEVVKLDIAVKDGKIAMLGRDLPALPDTRIIDAEGLYVLPGMIDMHVHFNEPSFGHWEGFRSGSAALAAGGCTCYADMPLNGNPPTVNLAALQLKAEAASGNSAVDYVLWGGLVPGNLEELEKLAAAGVTGFKAFISNPGGEGEGRFREVDDDTLYQGMQRIAAFGGILALHAESEEMTGTLSADAVRSGRTGARDFAASRPVEAELEAVARALLYSERTGCRLHFVHISTAAAIDMIHEAKLRGLDVSAETCPHYLVLNENSLEELGALAKCAPPLRSPEEQEKLWQVLAEGRIELIASDHSPCPPELKLDPGLSFFEAWGGISGAQSSLELMFHEGVYKRGLPVTQLAALLAEQPARRFGLDHRKGSIRPGLDADLVLLDPNHPYTLKAEELLYRHKHSPYTGMTLSCRVKATLSRGAVVYTAEAGLLIEDGGEWLRVNEGQPAQ; translated from the coding sequence ATGAAGGAATCATTTGAGCTTATCATCAGGAACGGGGAGGTAGTGCTGCCCGGAGAAGTAGTGAAGCTGGATATTGCAGTAAAGGACGGGAAAATAGCCATGCTGGGCCGGGATCTGCCGGCTCTTCCGGACACCCGGATCATTGACGCGGAAGGGCTGTATGTACTGCCCGGTATGATTGATATGCATGTGCACTTTAACGAGCCGTCCTTTGGACATTGGGAAGGCTTCCGCAGCGGCTCGGCGGCGCTTGCTGCGGGGGGCTGCACCTGCTATGCCGATATGCCGCTGAACGGCAATCCGCCTACGGTAAATCTGGCCGCGCTGCAGCTCAAGGCCGAAGCCGCGTCCGGGAACTCCGCCGTTGATTATGTGCTGTGGGGCGGACTGGTCCCCGGCAATCTGGAGGAGCTGGAGAAGCTGGCCGCAGCCGGAGTTACCGGCTTCAAGGCGTTCATCTCCAATCCCGGAGGTGAAGGAGAGGGCCGCTTCCGCGAGGTGGATGACGACACCCTGTATCAGGGAATGCAGCGGATTGCCGCCTTCGGCGGTATTCTGGCATTGCATGCAGAGAGTGAAGAGATGACGGGAACGCTGTCTGCGGACGCTGTGCGGAGCGGGCGGACCGGCGCGCGTGACTTTGCCGCCTCCCGTCCGGTAGAGGCGGAGCTTGAGGCGGTTGCCAGGGCGCTGCTATACAGTGAGCGCACAGGCTGCCGGCTGCATTTTGTGCATATCAGCACGGCGGCAGCCATTGATATGATCCATGAAGCGAAGCTGCGCGGGCTCGATGTATCAGCCGAGACCTGCCCGCATTACCTGGTTCTGAATGAGAACAGCCTGGAGGAGCTGGGGGCGCTGGCCAAATGTGCGCCGCCGCTGCGCAGCCCGGAGGAGCAGGAGAAGCTGTGGCAGGTGCTGGCTGAGGGGCGGATTGAGCTGATCGCCTCCGATCACTCGCCATGCCCTCCGGAGCTGAAGCTTGATCCCGGTCTAAGCTTCTTTGAGGCCTGGGGCGGCATCTCCGGGGCGCAGAGCAGCCTGGAGCTGATGTTCCATGAAGGCGTATATAAGCGCGGATTGCCGGTTACACAGCTCGCAGCATTGCTGGCAGAGCAGCCGGCACGGCGCTTCGGGCTGGATCACCGCAAGGGCTCCATCAGGCCGGGGCTGGATGCCGATCTGGTCCTGCTGGACCCGAACCATCCTTACACCCTGAAGGCAGAGGAGCTCCTATACCGTCATAAACACAGCCCTTATACCGGCATGACTTTATCCTGCAGAGTCAAGGCAACCCTTAGCCGCGGAGCTGTGGTGTACACCGCAGAAGCTGGCCTGCTAATTGAAGATGGCGGTGAATGGCTGCGGGTTAACGAAGGACAGCCTGCCCAATGA
- the uraD gene encoding 2-oxo-4-hydroxy-4-carboxy-5-ureidoimidazoline decarboxylase: MSAEAKNLTLEQVNGMSREQFVAVLGGIFEHSPWVAEGAYTGIPFHSVEELHRVMLQTARSAPHSQVDELLRSHPDLATRLQVTPLSAAEQQGAGLDRLTAEEFELLTGLNAAYTEKFGFPFILAVRGKNKDDIISAISARVHHPLEQEREQALHEIGRITGFRLRDLLPEPEGTVR, translated from the coding sequence ATGAGCGCAGAAGCAAAAAATTTAACATTAGAGCAGGTTAACGGCATGAGCCGGGAGCAGTTTGTGGCAGTGCTTGGCGGGATTTTTGAACATTCACCCTGGGTGGCTGAGGGGGCTTACACCGGGATCCCGTTTCATTCTGTGGAGGAGCTGCACCGTGTAATGCTGCAAACGGCACGGAGTGCACCGCATAGTCAGGTTGATGAGCTGCTGAGGTCCCATCCGGATCTGGCGACTAGGCTGCAGGTGACCCCGCTGTCGGCGGCGGAGCAGCAGGGAGCAGGTCTTGACCGGCTGACTGCAGAGGAGTTCGAGCTGCTGACCGGGCTGAATGCGGCATACACGGAGAAGTTCGGCTTTCCGTTTATCCTGGCCGTCAGAGGCAAGAACAAGGATGACATTATATCGGCTATTTCCGCGCGGGTGCATCATCCGCTGGAGCAGGAGCGGGAGCAGGCCCTGCACGAGATCGGCCGGATCACCGGCTTCCGGCTGCGCGATCTGCTGCCGGAGCCGGAGGGGACGGTACGATGA
- a CDS encoding ABC transporter permease has protein sequence MSPKNTGNTAAAVLEPVPAKSGKGFGLRLEYDSSRTRSPWWSPVLSVVLALLLCAVFIAANGMNPVTVYEKMFRGAFGTSYGFTETMVKAIPLLLCGLGIAVAYRISVWNIGAEGQLTVGAMAATAVTIYFPDLPSFWAITLMLLFGTAAGALWGLMTAVPRTHFGVNELITSLMLNYVALLALDYVVFGPWKDPAGFNFPGSPMFTAAESLPVLGTTRLHIGLIFGLVAVLIYFLMVKFTRWGYELRLIGANPTAARYAGIHIKKHIIIVMLISGGLAGIAGMAEVSGVTHKLMQGISPGYGYTAIIVAWLAKLNPLGLIVTSVLFGGLIVGGYSVQTIGLPSSISEMLQGSILFFLIAGDMIHRFRIRRSA, from the coding sequence ATGAGTCCAAAAAATACAGGTAACACGGCAGCGGCCGTTCTGGAGCCGGTCCCGGCCAAGTCCGGCAAAGGCTTCGGGCTCAGGCTGGAATACGACTCCAGCCGTACGCGCTCCCCCTGGTGGTCACCGGTTCTGTCTGTAGTCCTGGCGCTGCTGCTGTGTGCAGTCTTTATCGCCGCGAACGGAATGAACCCGGTTACGGTCTATGAGAAAATGTTCCGAGGGGCCTTCGGCACCTCCTACGGCTTCACAGAAACGATGGTCAAAGCGATCCCCCTGCTGCTGTGCGGGCTCGGCATCGCTGTGGCGTACCGGATTTCCGTGTGGAATATCGGGGCAGAAGGACAGCTTACAGTCGGAGCGATGGCGGCAACGGCGGTTACGATTTATTTTCCTGACCTGCCTTCGTTCTGGGCCATTACACTGATGCTGTTATTTGGCACGGCGGCAGGTGCGCTATGGGGCTTAATGACGGCCGTGCCGCGCACACATTTCGGTGTCAATGAGCTGATTACCTCCCTGATGCTTAACTATGTAGCCCTGCTGGCACTGGATTATGTGGTTTTCGGGCCCTGGAAGGACCCGGCAGGCTTTAATTTCCCGGGATCTCCGATGTTTACGGCTGCGGAGTCGCTGCCGGTCCTGGGGACGACAAGATTACATATCGGGCTGATCTTCGGCCTTGTTGCCGTACTGATCTATTTCCTGATGGTCAAATTTACCCGCTGGGGCTATGAGCTGCGGCTGATCGGCGCTAATCCGACAGCTGCGCGTTATGCGGGCATTCATATTAAAAAGCATATTATTATCGTAATGCTGATCAGCGGCGGTCTGGCCGGCATCGCCGGTATGGCCGAGGTCTCCGGGGTGACACATAAGCTGATGCAGGGCATCTCGCCCGGCTACGGGTACACTGCAATCATTGTCGCCTGGCTTGCCAAGCTGAATCCGCTTGGGCTTATCGTTACTTCTGTCCTGTTCGGCGGCCTGATTGTCGGCGGTTACAGCGTACAAACGATCGGCTTGCCTTCGTCTATTTCAGAAATGCTGCAGGGCTCGATCCTGTTCTTCCTGATTGCCGGCGATATGATTCACCGTTTCCGCATACGCCGGAGCGCATAG
- a CDS encoding pyridoxal-phosphate-dependent aminotransferase family protein, translating into MKRYEDLAPSLRCIMTPGPVEVDPRVLRAMSFPVLGQFDPEFTNIMNETMGMLRELFVTNNKWAFPVDGTSRSGIEAVMVSLIAPGDRVLIPVFGRFGHLLHEIAERCGAEVYTIEKEWGSVFAPEEVIAAIRSFKPDVVAIVHGETSTGRIQPLAEIGRACREQDALLIVDAVATIGGVPVETDAWMLDAVIGGTQKCLSIPSGMAPVTYNERAEAKLLKRKQVERGLRTGEFEAGELPPVRSNYFDLSMLQDYWSPQRLNHHTEMTSMLYALREGLRLVLEEGLEARHARHALHEQALVAGLAAMGLELYGDPECKLTVVACVLIPGGIDGESVRSMLLEHFGIEIASSFGPLKGKIWRIGTMGFSCRENNVLRVLGALEAALLRHGHTLSPGLSVQAALDVYEPKGR; encoded by the coding sequence ATGAAGCGGTACGAAGATTTGGCGCCGTCCTTGCGGTGCATTATGACTCCGGGGCCGGTAGAGGTGGATCCGCGTGTATTACGGGCCATGTCGTTTCCGGTACTGGGCCAGTTCGATCCTGAATTTACAAATATCATGAACGAAACGATGGGCATGCTGCGTGAACTGTTCGTTACAAATAACAAATGGGCGTTCCCCGTAGACGGCACCTCGCGCTCGGGCATTGAGGCCGTGATGGTTAGCCTGATCGCACCGGGCGACCGCGTGCTTATTCCGGTCTTTGGCCGGTTCGGCCATCTGCTGCATGAGATTGCGGAACGCTGCGGAGCTGAGGTGTATACGATAGAGAAAGAATGGGGCAGCGTGTTTGCGCCGGAGGAAGTAATCGCTGCAATCCGCAGCTTCAAGCCGGATGTGGTGGCTATTGTCCACGGCGAGACATCGACCGGGCGTATCCAGCCGCTGGCCGAAATCGGGCGGGCCTGCCGGGAGCAGGATGCCCTGCTGATTGTGGATGCTGTTGCTACCATTGGAGGTGTACCGGTAGAAACGGATGCATGGATGCTGGATGCCGTCATCGGAGGGACGCAGAAATGCCTGTCGATTCCTTCCGGTATGGCTCCGGTTACGTATAATGAGCGGGCGGAGGCCAAACTGCTGAAGCGCAAGCAGGTCGAACGCGGGCTTAGAACAGGCGAATTTGAGGCAGGAGAGCTGCCGCCTGTACGCAGTAATTATTTTGATCTGAGCATGCTGCAGGATTACTGGAGTCCCCAGCGGCTGAATCACCATACAGAGATGACGTCAATGCTATATGCGCTGCGGGAGGGCCTGCGGCTGGTGCTGGAGGAAGGCCTTGAGGCGCGGCATGCGCGGCATGCCCTGCATGAGCAGGCACTGGTTGCCGGACTTGCAGCAATGGGCCTTGAGCTGTACGGTGATCCGGAATGTAAGCTTACGGTAGTGGCCTGTGTGCTGATCCCGGGGGGCATTGACGGAGAGTCTGTCCGCAGCATGCTGCTGGAGCATTTCGGTATTGAGATCGCCAGCTCATTCGGTCCGCTTAAGGGGAAGATCTGGCGCATCGGCACCATGGGCTTCAGCTGCCGTGAAAATAATGTGCTGCGCGTACTCGGGGCGCTTGAGGCTGCACTTTTGCGGCATGGGCACACTCTGTCTCCCGGCCTTAGTGTCCAGGCGGCACTTGACGTATATGAACCAAAAGGTAGATAA
- a CDS encoding BMP family ABC transporter substrate-binding protein — MKKRGQGFTVSLMLTFVLAVVLAGCGSNNTASSNTAATEAPAGAAATEAAATAEPAAEKPTVAFVYIGPPGDGGYTYQHDQGRLYMEKELGIKADFVENVPESADAERIITELAQNHDIVFTTSFGYMDFTLNVANKFPNVKFLHASGYKTAENMGTYFGKNYQASYLSGIAAGKMTTKNHLGYVGAFPISEVIYNLNAFTLGAQSVNPDIKVDVVWTNTWYDPATERQAAISLLDKGADVLLAYQDSPATLQAAAERGAYAGGNDSDMSKYAPDNYLTNPVWNWGPYYVKAVQSVMDGTWKSEQYSGDMADGMVELAPFGNKVPDDVKALVEEAKAKIISGELEIFTGPISDNQGNVKVQEGQTLTLEEILGMNWLTQGVEGTIPQ; from the coding sequence AACACGGCGTCTTCAAACACAGCTGCAACGGAAGCGCCGGCGGGTGCAGCAGCAACTGAGGCGGCAGCAACAGCAGAGCCGGCAGCAGAGAAGCCGACGGTTGCTTTTGTCTACATCGGGCCTCCGGGCGACGGCGGTTATACGTATCAGCATGATCAGGGCCGTCTGTACATGGAAAAAGAGCTGGGCATTAAAGCGGACTTCGTTGAGAATGTCCCTGAAAGTGCCGATGCGGAGCGCATTATTACTGAGCTGGCACAAAACCACGACATTGTATTTACCACAAGCTTCGGATATATGGATTTCACCCTCAATGTAGCCAATAAATTCCCCAATGTGAAATTCCTCCATGCTTCCGGCTATAAAACAGCTGAGAATATGGGTACCTACTTCGGCAAGAACTATCAGGCAAGCTATCTGTCCGGTATCGCGGCAGGAAAAATGACTACTAAGAATCATCTCGGTTATGTAGGAGCTTTTCCGATCAGCGAAGTTATTTATAATCTGAACGCTTTTACACTCGGTGCGCAGAGCGTCAATCCTGATATCAAGGTTGATGTGGTCTGGACCAACACCTGGTATGACCCTGCTACTGAACGCCAGGCGGCAATCAGCCTGCTGGATAAGGGCGCTGATGTATTGCTGGCCTATCAGGATTCCCCGGCTACCCTTCAGGCAGCGGCGGAGCGCGGAGCCTATGCAGGCGGTAATGACTCCGATATGAGCAAGTATGCACCGGATAATTATCTGACCAACCCTGTATGGAACTGGGGTCCCTACTACGTGAAGGCTGTTCAATCCGTTATGGACGGAACGTGGAAGAGCGAGCAGTACTCCGGCGATATGGCTGACGGCATGGTTGAGCTTGCACCGTTCGGCAACAAGGTTCCGGATGATGTGAAGGCACTGGTGGAAGAAGCGAAGGCCAAAATCATCAGCGGTGAGCTGGAGATATTTACCGGCCCGATCTCCGATAACCAGGGCAACGTGAAGGTGCAGGAAGGCCAGACCCTTACGCTGGAGGAAATTCTCGGTATGAACTGGCTGACTCAGGGCGTAGAAGGCACAATCCCGCAATAA
- the uraH gene encoding hydroxyisourate hydrolase, producing MSGRLTTHVLDTSRGVPAAGMVIQLRKLDGGAGELLREAVTNSDGRLDAPLLSGAELASGSYELLFMAGDYFRAAARESAGAGGAAAEPGVLFLEQIPIRFSIVDTAEHYHVPLIVAPGGYSTYRGS from the coding sequence ATGAGCGGGCGGCTGACCACCCATGTGCTGGACACTTCAAGGGGAGTGCCTGCTGCCGGGATGGTGATCCAGCTGCGGAAGCTTGATGGCGGAGCGGGTGAGCTGCTGCGTGAAGCAGTGACGAACAGCGACGGCCGGCTGGATGCCCCGCTGCTGTCGGGCGCCGAGCTTGCATCCGGCAGCTATGAGCTGCTGTTTATGGCCGGGGATTATTTCCGGGCCGCTGCCCGGGAGTCGGCTGGAGCCGGAGGGGCGGCAGCGGAGCCCGGGGTGCTTTTTCTGGAACAGATTCCGATCCGTTTCAGCATTGTTGATACCGCAGAGCATTATCATGTTCCGCTGATTGTAGCACCCGGAGGGTACAGCACGTACCGGGGAAGCTGA
- a CDS encoding ABC transporter permease: MDFTTQLLIAAISAGTPLLLATLGGILTERAGIIQLGAEGLMLMGAVSTCIVYIRSGNLLLALLAAIAVTAVLGMVHSFLCVTLRANQTMSGLAMTLFGSGLSAYLGKSISGLPLPGTSPKLDLGWVKEIPVIGDIFGRLDYLTWFSLLLVLVLHLLIHHTSWGLHLRAVGDNPATADVMGIRVQLIRYTYVTAGAALIGLAGADMVLAYAPTWNEGLTAGRGWIAVGLVIFARWNPLRALFCAYFFGALDSLGFRIQLLGSVVPSYFLKMIPYVVTILVLMYLGYRNRNKPSGTPESLGTPYIREQRF, from the coding sequence ATGGATTTCACTACACAGTTATTGATTGCGGCTATTTCCGCCGGAACACCGCTGCTGCTGGCTACGCTCGGCGGAATCCTGACCGAGCGTGCGGGCATCATCCAGCTTGGTGCGGAAGGGCTGATGCTGATGGGAGCCGTCAGCACCTGCATCGTCTATATCCGCAGCGGCAATCTGCTGCTGGCCTTGCTTGCCGCCATCGCCGTAACCGCAGTGCTTGGCATGGTTCATTCTTTCCTCTGTGTGACGCTGAGGGCCAACCAGACGATGTCGGGGTTGGCGATGACGCTGTTCGGAAGCGGGCTTAGCGCCTATCTCGGCAAGTCGATCAGCGGTCTGCCGCTGCCGGGAACTTCGCCCAAGCTGGATTTAGGCTGGGTGAAAGAAATCCCGGTAATCGGTGATATTTTCGGACGGCTGGATTATCTGACCTGGTTCAGCCTGCTGCTGGTTCTCGTGCTGCATCTGCTGATTCACCATACCTCCTGGGGACTGCATCTGCGGGCCGTCGGAGATAATCCGGCGACAGCGGATGTTATGGGGATCCGGGTACAGCTGATCCGCTACACCTATGTTACAGCCGGCGCTGCGTTGATTGGTCTTGCGGGAGCAGATATGGTGCTGGCCTATGCGCCGACCTGGAATGAAGGCCTGACAGCCGGCCGCGGCTGGATTGCCGTCGGACTTGTTATTTTTGCCAGATGGAACCCGCTGCGCGCCCTCTTCTGCGCATATTTCTTCGGGGCGCTCGATTCACTGGGCTTCCGTATCCAGCTGCTGGGCAGTGTGGTGCCGTCGTATTTCCTTAAAATGATTCCTTACGTTGTAACCATCCTGGTGCTGATGTATCTCGGCTACCGCAACCGCAACAAGCCTTCGGGCACTCCGGAGTCGCTTGGGACGCCTTACATCCGCGAGCAGCGGTTCTGA
- a CDS encoding ABC transporter ATP-binding protein — MQDHSVEMRGIVKKFGSVTASDQVDFSANAGEVHALLGENGAGKSTVMSMLSGVYRADEGEILIHGRPARIRSPKDAALLGVGMVFQNFRLVQTLTAAENIVLGEKSSFWRGSRWIKRKHEEIEALGEQFGLKFPVDRPIWQLSVGEQQRVEIVKTLYRGADIIILDEPTSVLTPGEAEQLFETLKVMKQAGKTVIMTTHKMKEVMASSDRISVMRKGKMIATLTTAQTDELELARLMVGREVTISRQEREATQGEPLLVVNRLEVSADHGRRALDGLSLKVCEGEIVGVAGVAGNGQKELAEVLTGLRTWKSGEIIFDGSPVKTASVRGAIDAGISHVPENRMKSGLAGRLGSVDNLLFKSYRTEEHSKFGILKAAKNRSWSQELVQRFDVKTPELDTPVQQLSGGNQQKLLFAREVSHKPKLMVAVHPTQGLDVGATAGVHELLMELRGSGSGVLLISEDLDELLQLSDRILVIYGGAIIGETDHEYADREQIGLMMAGIRHKEGSAV; from the coding sequence ATGCAGGACCATTCGGTTGAAATGCGCGGGATTGTGAAGAAATTCGGTTCTGTAACGGCAAGCGATCAAGTCGATTTTTCGGCAAACGCGGGTGAGGTACACGCGCTGCTTGGTGAGAACGGAGCAGGTAAAAGCACAGTCATGAGTATGCTGTCAGGTGTGTACCGGGCAGATGAAGGTGAAATTCTGATTCACGGCAGACCTGCCAGAATCCGCTCCCCCAAGGATGCGGCTTTGCTGGGGGTTGGCATGGTGTTTCAGAATTTCAGGCTCGTGCAGACGCTCACGGCAGCGGAAAATATCGTGCTTGGCGAAAAGTCGTCTTTCTGGCGCGGAAGCAGGTGGATTAAGCGGAAGCATGAAGAGATTGAGGCGCTTGGCGAGCAATTCGGACTGAAGTTTCCGGTAGACCGTCCAATCTGGCAGCTGTCGGTCGGCGAGCAGCAGCGTGTAGAGATCGTGAAGACGCTGTACAGGGGTGCGGATATTATCATTCTGGATGAGCCAACCTCAGTGCTTACCCCAGGGGAAGCGGAGCAGCTGTTTGAAACGCTGAAGGTAATGAAGCAGGCGGGCAAGACGGTTATAATGACCACACATAAAATGAAGGAGGTTATGGCCTCCTCTGACCGGATCTCGGTTATGCGCAAAGGCAAAATGATTGCCACGCTAACTACGGCACAGACTGATGAGCTGGAGCTGGCCCGCCTGATGGTAGGCAGGGAGGTGACGATCAGCCGCCAGGAGCGTGAGGCCACTCAGGGTGAGCCGCTGCTTGTGGTCAACCGCCTTGAGGTATCTGCCGATCACGGCCGCAGAGCGCTTGACGGCCTGTCACTTAAAGTGTGCGAGGGGGAAATAGTCGGAGTAGCAGGGGTTGCCGGCAACGGGCAGAAGGAGCTGGCCGAGGTGCTTACGGGACTGAGAACCTGGAAGAGCGGGGAGATCATTTTTGACGGCAGTCCGGTAAAAACAGCCTCGGTCCGCGGCGCCATCGATGCGGGTATCTCCCACGTGCCGGAGAACCGCATGAAAAGCGGTCTGGCCGGCAGACTCGGCTCAGTCGATAATCTGCTGTTCAAATCCTACCGGACAGAGGAGCACTCCAAATTCGGTATTCTGAAGGCGGCGAAGAACCGCTCGTGGTCGCAGGAGCTGGTTCAGCGTTTTGACGTCAAGACACCGGAGCTGGATACCCCGGTGCAGCAGCTGTCCGGAGGTAATCAGCAAAAGCTGCTGTTTGCCCGTGAGGTCAGCCATAAGCCCAAGCTGATGGTTGCGGTCCATCCGACCCAGGGCCTTGATGTGGGGGCAACGGCAGGTGTGCATGAGCTGCTGATGGAGCTGCGCGGATCAGGCAGCGGAGTGCTGCTGATCTCCGAGGATCTGGATGAGCTGCTGCAGCTGTCGGACCGGATTCTGGTCATATATGGCGGAGCGATCATCGGCGAAACCGATCATGAGTATGCAGACAGGGAACAGATCGGTTTGATGATGGCCGGCATCCGGCATAAGGAGGGCAGTGCAGTATGA